From the Sphingomonas phyllosphaerae 5.2 genome, one window contains:
- a CDS encoding TonB-dependent receptor — protein sequence MTGLATLAMPVAARPQAPQRAAISVERIDLARALRQFSKQTGRQVAAPAHLLRARKATAVDGRTSPEAALSRLLEGTGLSFRTVDGGFVIAAPVPVVAPRAETFDPHVAPGPMPDVVVVGTRLDSGEAVDIRRRALQSVNILTDDDIRRFPDTSLADVARRVPGVQLSVRSGGGIVTVRGLSQVEERLNGRNLSSTTFRGFDIAALPADIVSGVDVYKTPSASQIEGGIGGVIDFHTRRPFDGPARTGMLTVKSAHGNLDDRIRPYVSGHVGARADVGAGEIGLLVGGSHQGHDIGGDIFRVETNAGQATPQGDVVDAPAEATKRYLRGTKTLTTGYAAAQWRPSDAVELTADLLVNRSDLDFANVSLTAGLADGAITRTFAGDRDGDPVRRATWANVPLTSATNHGIGHFDARQYGLNARVIQGALTILVDAALSRTGFHYGTAELSLRTTASLLSYDKTGGIPYFTVAGVDPERPASWRPASYDDVRVANDNEEAAGRVDAIYTGTGPIRTVKVGLRLTQRRVTQRLAVASAYAADGASFSVPVGPSGSRLFSDRYPQPIWNAPAPGSLVPGRVERTRASFDLAPIVTRLDYDGAETIANAYAEAGFDLMLGAIPVQGDVGIRYAETRVAMQRQDGSGATPVRYGHWLPSLNLRAELASATYLRLGWSRQITRPSFAQLAPTTTIDFVNAVGEAGNPVLRPLAATQYDVVLDYYFGRRGNAYLAGFYKSVSGFIRMQALPEEIQGRTLLINRPINADDGWIGGIEAGYVYRLTFLPGAWAGLGVQASYTRVASFRVDNGAGYRVPLEQLSRDNHALSATYDRDGVTADLTWVWRSRIVELSRGDVAGRPLYRDPYGQLDANLSVALTPRFNAVAGVVNALRRRSAEYFGDVRRLHQVFVESRRFLVGVTYRTGGP from the coding sequence TCGAAACAGACCGGCCGGCAGGTGGCCGCGCCGGCCCATCTGCTGCGCGCTCGCAAGGCGACGGCGGTTGATGGTCGAACCTCGCCGGAAGCGGCGTTGTCGCGGCTGCTGGAGGGCACTGGCCTGTCTTTCCGTACGGTCGATGGCGGCTTCGTCATCGCCGCGCCGGTTCCGGTCGTTGCGCCGCGCGCAGAGACATTTGACCCGCATGTCGCTCCCGGGCCGATGCCCGACGTCGTCGTCGTCGGCACTCGACTGGACAGTGGCGAGGCCGTCGATATCCGGCGGCGCGCGCTGCAATCCGTCAACATCCTGACTGACGACGACATCCGGCGCTTTCCCGATACGTCGCTTGCCGATGTCGCGCGCCGTGTCCCCGGCGTGCAGTTGTCGGTGCGGTCCGGCGGCGGGATCGTCACCGTTCGTGGTCTCAGCCAGGTCGAGGAGCGGCTGAACGGGCGAAACCTGTCCAGCACGACATTTCGGGGTTTCGACATCGCAGCGCTCCCCGCCGATATCGTCAGCGGAGTGGACGTCTACAAAACGCCGTCGGCCAGCCAGATCGAAGGCGGCATCGGCGGCGTCATCGATTTCCACACGCGCCGCCCGTTTGACGGCCCCGCCCGTACGGGCATGCTGACCGTCAAGTCTGCGCACGGCAATCTCGATGATCGCATTCGCCCCTATGTCTCGGGCCATGTCGGTGCCCGCGCCGATGTCGGGGCGGGGGAAATCGGATTGCTGGTCGGCGGCAGCCATCAGGGTCATGATATCGGCGGCGACATTTTCCGCGTCGAGACCAACGCTGGGCAGGCGACGCCACAGGGTGATGTGGTCGACGCACCCGCCGAGGCTACGAAACGCTATCTGCGCGGCACCAAGACGTTGACCACCGGTTACGCCGCCGCGCAATGGCGGCCGTCCGACGCGGTTGAACTTACCGCCGACCTGCTGGTCAACCGCAGCGATCTGGACTTCGCCAACGTCTCGCTGACCGCCGGGCTGGCAGACGGCGCGATAACTAGGACGTTTGCCGGTGATCGCGACGGCGATCCGGTGCGTCGGGCGACTTGGGCCAACGTTCCGCTCACGTCGGCCACGAACCATGGCATCGGGCATTTCGACGCGCGCCAATACGGGCTTAACGCGCGGGTCATCCAGGGTGCGTTGACAATCCTTGTCGACGCCGCGCTGAGCCGCACCGGCTTTCACTACGGTACGGCCGAACTGTCGCTGCGCACGACCGCATCGCTATTGTCATACGATAAGACGGGCGGGATCCCGTACTTCACGGTGGCGGGCGTCGATCCGGAACGGCCGGCGTCGTGGCGACCGGCCAGCTATGACGACGTGCGCGTCGCCAACGACAATGAAGAGGCAGCGGGCAGGGTCGACGCGATCTACACCGGCACAGGCCCAATCCGGACGGTGAAGGTCGGGCTGCGGCTGACGCAGCGACGCGTGACACAAAGGCTGGCGGTCGCGAGCGCCTATGCAGCGGACGGCGCATCGTTTTCGGTTCCGGTCGGTCCCAGTGGGTCGCGATTGTTTTCCGACCGCTATCCGCAGCCGATATGGAACGCGCCGGCACCGGGTTCGCTGGTTCCGGGCCGCGTCGAACGTACGCGAGCGTCGTTCGACCTCGCTCCAATCGTCACAAGACTGGACTATGACGGTGCCGAGACGATCGCCAATGCCTATGCGGAGGCGGGCTTCGACCTGATGCTCGGTGCGATCCCCGTACAGGGAGACGTCGGCATCCGTTATGCCGAAACCCGCGTTGCGATGCAGCGGCAGGACGGCTCCGGCGCGACGCCGGTCCGTTACGGTCACTGGCTGCCCAGCCTGAACCTGCGCGCGGAACTGGCCTCGGCCACCTACCTCCGGCTCGGCTGGTCGCGCCAGATCACGCGTCCATCCTTCGCGCAACTCGCCCCCACGACCACGATCGATTTCGTCAATGCGGTCGGGGAGGCGGGCAACCCGGTGCTGCGCCCGCTGGCAGCGACGCAATATGACGTGGTGCTGGATTATTATTTCGGTCGCCGGGGCAATGCTTACCTCGCCGGTTTCTACAAGAGTGTCTCCGGCTTCATCCGGATGCAGGCGTTGCCCGAGGAGATCCAGGGCCGCACGCTGCTGATCAACCGGCCGATCAATGCCGACGACGGCTGGATCGGCGGGATCGAGGCTGGCTACGTCTACCGCCTGACGTTCCTGCCGGGTGCATGGGCCGGACTGGGCGTACAGGCAAGCTACACGCGGGTCGCCAGCTTCCGGGTGGACAATGGTGCCGGATATCGTGTGCCGCTGGAGCAACTGTCGCGCGACAACCACGCGCTGTCGGCCACTTACGACCGCGATGGCGTGACCGCCGATCTGACCTGGGTGTGGCGCAGCCGCATTGTGGAGCTGTCGCGTGGCGACGTGGCGGGGCGGCCATTGTATCGCGATCCCTACGGACAGCTCGATGCGAACCTTTCGGTCGCACTGACGCCGCGGTTCAATGCGGTGGCGGGCGTCGTCAACGCGCTGCGACGGCGCAGCGCGGAATATTTCGGGGACGTCCGCCGTCTGCATCAGGTCTTCGTCGAAAGCCGGCGATTTCTGGTCGGGGTGACCTATCGGACGGGGGGGCCATGA
- a CDS encoding TonB-dependent receptor, producing MSKMNRNDWLYSGLLLPIIAACASTGAAAQTSTTIDAAANPATAAEATSSTATAQSAVTQDPSIADVVVTGQRLGFSTTSQIKRDAPQSVSVLTTSDLRNIPDTILIDIVRRVPGLQVSQGGGGGIVSIRGLSQTENRLNGRNFPSGIGRNFDVATLPGDLVSGLAVYKTPTADQIEGGIGGIIDFRTRRPFDFDGFAGAFTLKGVHTNLDDKIDPIASGYLSNRWETGIGDVGILIGGSFQRQRNALDLLTTNGNALQTNAGGTNVDAPTSVYKRYFFNDKELSTGYGSLQFRPSDELEMAVDVLYNSTSNLGGLHNLSVNLQNGTPTGAFAVHPNSNAFRSGNYRDVPLESGLDVFGAKLDALQAAYNATYKNDNATISFDAAYTRSTNNAPGGGIAMRTTAPTVAYDADVLYPSFNVGGVDQTNAANFAFNNFYEYINRDKSDDIALRLDATYNFGGTLRTVQFGLRYDHRDIEHTGGFRGLPVPANVSGVVASGLSVQTDNNLYEGTPVTQRQWATFDKRSLSTYIGSTRQVFGISGGVPDSPASAYDGLEKVLSAYGMASFAVPILGIPVDGNVGVRVMQTDFTLNGTTTSTTTVGGVTTSALTPQVTGSKYVDVLPSANLRLTLADELFLRLSYSKQLTRPGFGQLAPVTVLNFQDRIGSSGNPALKPLRADQLDASLEYYFGTDNSVYVAAFYKDVAGFIRNETTAAAVSGFQITRPTNASNGYVAGAEIGYRQNFAFLPGALSGLGVQGSYTYVEGSRSANAAGYVVPYEQITRNNYQLSGFYRKYGISANVNWVWRSRLLEATSNDPRGRPDYRTPFGQLDANLIYAVSPRVNLIVSGVNLTQSLIRRAFQDDRFFAQNALENRRILAGFQIKLGGGI from the coding sequence ATGTCGAAAATGAACCGCAACGACTGGCTCTACAGCGGCTTGTTGCTGCCGATCATCGCGGCTTGCGCCAGCACCGGTGCCGCGGCGCAGACGTCGACGACGATCGACGCTGCAGCGAACCCGGCCACCGCCGCCGAAGCGACCAGCTCGACCGCCACCGCTCAGTCCGCTGTCACGCAGGATCCATCCATCGCTGACGTCGTCGTCACCGGCCAGCGTCTCGGCTTCAGCACGACCAGCCAGATCAAGCGTGATGCGCCCCAGTCGGTCAGCGTGCTGACGACCAGCGATCTGCGCAACATCCCGGACACCATCCTGATCGATATCGTCCGGCGCGTGCCGGGGCTTCAGGTGTCGCAGGGCGGCGGCGGCGGCATCGTGTCGATTCGCGGCCTCAGCCAGACCGAGAACCGGCTGAACGGTCGCAACTTCCCGAGCGGCATCGGGCGCAACTTCGACGTCGCCACGTTGCCTGGCGACCTTGTGTCGGGCCTGGCCGTCTACAAGACGCCGACCGCCGACCAGATCGAGGGCGGCATCGGCGGCATCATCGATTTCCGCACCCGTCGCCCGTTCGATTTTGACGGTTTCGCGGGCGCTTTCACGCTGAAGGGCGTTCACACGAACCTGGACGACAAGATCGATCCGATTGCCTCGGGCTATCTCTCCAATCGCTGGGAAACCGGCATCGGTGATGTCGGCATCCTGATCGGCGGCAGTTTCCAGCGTCAGCGCAACGCGCTTGACCTGCTCACCACCAACGGAAATGCATTGCAAACCAACGCCGGCGGGACGAACGTCGACGCGCCGACCTCGGTCTACAAGCGCTACTTCTTCAACGACAAGGAACTGTCGACCGGTTACGGATCGCTGCAGTTCCGCCCGAGCGACGAGCTCGAGATGGCCGTCGACGTACTCTACAACAGCACGAGCAATCTTGGCGGCTTGCACAACCTGAGCGTCAATCTGCAGAACGGCACGCCGACGGGTGCGTTTGCGGTCCATCCGAACAGCAATGCGTTCCGCTCTGGCAACTACCGCGACGTGCCTCTCGAATCAGGGCTGGATGTGTTCGGCGCCAAGCTCGATGCGTTGCAGGCGGCTTACAACGCCACCTACAAGAACGACAACGCAACGATCAGCTTTGACGCGGCCTACACCCGCTCCACCAACAATGCGCCGGGCGGCGGCATTGCAATGCGCACCACGGCACCCACGGTCGCCTACGATGCCGACGTGCTGTACCCATCGTTCAACGTCGGCGGCGTCGACCAGACCAATGCTGCCAATTTCGCGTTCAACAATTTCTACGAGTACATCAATCGCGACAAGAGTGATGACATCGCGCTGCGGCTCGATGCGACGTACAACTTCGGGGGAACGCTGCGCACGGTCCAGTTCGGACTGCGTTACGATCATCGCGACATCGAACATACCGGGGGCTTCCGCGGCCTCCCCGTGCCTGCGAACGTCAGCGGCGTGGTAGCCAGCGGCCTGAGCGTGCAGACCGACAACAACCTGTACGAAGGCACGCCGGTCACCCAACGTCAGTGGGCGACTTTCGACAAGCGGTCGTTGTCGACCTACATCGGTTCGACGCGTCAGGTGTTCGGCATTTCGGGCGGCGTGCCCGACAGTCCGGCATCGGCCTATGACGGGCTGGAAAAGGTGCTTTCGGCGTACGGTATGGCCAGCTTCGCGGTTCCCATCCTGGGCATTCCCGTAGACGGCAACGTCGGCGTCCGCGTCATGCAGACCGACTTCACTTTGAACGGCACCACCACGAGCACGACCACGGTCGGCGGGGTGACCACGAGTGCGCTAACCCCGCAGGTGACCGGCAGCAAGTATGTCGACGTCCTGCCAAGCGCCAACCTGCGCCTGACGCTGGCCGACGAGCTGTTCCTGCGCCTGAGCTATTCGAAGCAGCTCACCCGTCCGGGCTTCGGGCAGCTGGCACCGGTTACTGTACTCAACTTCCAGGACCGCATCGGATCCTCCGGCAACCCGGCGCTTAAACCCCTGCGCGCCGATCAGCTCGATGCCTCGCTGGAATATTATTTCGGCACGGACAACAGCGTCTACGTCGCGGCCTTCTACAAGGACGTTGCCGGCTTCATTCGCAATGAAACGACCGCGGCGGCGGTGTCGGGGTTCCAGATTACCCGGCCGACCAACGCCAGTAACGGTTACGTCGCGGGTGCCGAAATCGGTTACCGGCAGAACTTCGCCTTCCTGCCGGGCGCGCTGTCGGGTCTGGGCGTGCAGGGCAGCTACACCTATGTAGAGGGTAGTCGTTCGGCTAATGCAGCCGGTTATGTCGTACCGTACGAACAGATCACCCGTAACAACTACCAGCTGTCGGGCTTCTACCGGAAGTACGGGATCAGCGCGAACGTCAATTGGGTGTGGCGCAGCCGCTTGCTGGAAGCGACCAGCAACGATCCGCGCGGTCGCCCGGATTACCGCACGCCGTTCGGGCAGCTTGATGCCAACCTGATCTACGCCGTGTCGCCACGCGTGAACCTGATCGTCAGCGGGGTGAACCTCACCCAGTCGCTGATCCGGCGCGCTTTCCAGGATGACCGCTTCTTCGCGCAGAACGCGCTGGAGAACCGCCGCATCCTCGCCGGCTTCCAGATCAAGCTGGGTGGCGGGATCTGA
- a CDS encoding FadR/GntR family transcriptional regulator: protein MIHPDGEPSGAPARARARGNEADHPVEPEARGSGRRLRGAIAYRLGTAILSGEHGPGDVLPSETEGSDALRVSRTAYREAIRTLAAKGLIESRPRLGTTVLPRHRWNMLDPDVLVWTFSGEPDMTIVRNLFELRAMVEPQAAAIAAERRSRADIKAIRGALAAMARHGLDHAAGQAADCAFHDAILRATGNDYLTVLSSSIGTAVTMTTQFKQRSRALPRDPIPGHRRVFDAIVAQDPVAAAAAMRVLVDQALEDTRQAME from the coding sequence ATGATCCATCCGGATGGCGAGCCGTCCGGCGCGCCCGCGCGCGCGCGGGCGCGCGGAAACGAGGCGGACCATCCCGTGGAGCCGGAGGCGCGCGGATCGGGGCGGCGGTTGCGCGGCGCGATTGCATATCGTCTGGGCACCGCAATCCTCTCCGGCGAACATGGGCCGGGCGATGTCCTGCCCAGCGAGACGGAGGGCTCGGACGCTCTGCGAGTATCGCGCACCGCGTATCGCGAGGCGATCCGCACGCTCGCCGCCAAGGGGCTGATCGAGAGCCGGCCGCGCCTCGGAACGACAGTGCTGCCACGGCATCGCTGGAACATGCTCGATCCCGACGTGCTGGTCTGGACCTTCTCCGGCGAGCCCGACATGACGATCGTGCGCAATTTGTTCGAATTGCGCGCGATGGTGGAGCCGCAGGCCGCCGCGATCGCAGCGGAACGTCGCAGTCGCGCCGATATCAAGGCGATCCGCGGTGCGCTGGCTGCGATGGCGCGCCACGGGCTGGACCACGCCGCAGGTCAGGCGGCCGACTGCGCCTTCCATGACGCGATCCTTCGCGCCACCGGTAACGATTACCTGACCGTGCTGTCGAGCAGCATCGGCACCGCCGTGACGATGACCACGCAGTTTAAGCAACGTTCGCGCGCGCTGCCGCGCGATCCCATTCCCGGCCATCGCCGCGTCTTCGACGCGATCGTCGCGCAGGATCCCGTCGCGGCGGCGGCGGCGATGCGCGTGCTGGTCGATCAGGCGCTCGAGGACACGAGGCAAGCGATGGAATGA
- a CDS encoding glycoside hydrolase family 127 protein, whose translation MTDARHEPCCDHGVTHERAANFSVDRRGMLLGSATLGAGFLLPGGAVAEAGTAIDLAPAAVPTASTTGEDLRLLKLFDTAAPAASTDTARGMWSGWPHRDTQWIDLTWTAPVTTGRIEVYWAIDGSEVALPKRAQLSRWDGDRYVPVPLRRPPTLGNDVYDTFEFAPLSTDRLRLEVEPVAGKSVGVLRWRVLSAGALPALAPAIAAGVDRSVIVGGRTYLAADARWVRRGSGDALRWSKVSGPGEVSFANPAAAQTAARFSQAGDYVLKLAGNAGDLTSASTVHVRAVAPPPAKRLDVVYTTPWSVDNPMWSARIKSLIVGWIPHCVNYCERTDLATGQGGIDNFVEAAKALRGEPHAAHKGFVFSNAWIHQTVESMCLALMVDAGGDAEMIAAQTAMRATLERWIPIILAAQEPDGYLHTAYTLADRAKWPKRWSPEHRGDHEGYVAGYFIESAINHHTLTGGKDLRLYNAAKKLADCWVAHIGPGKQAWFDGHQEMEQALVRFGRFVNDVEGGGRGDGYIALARFLLDSREGGSEYDQSHVPPIRQYEAVGHAVRAVYFYSGMADIAAETGDVDYQSAVVSLWDNMVNRKYYVTGGVGSGDTAEGFGVDYALKHDAYCESCSSCGLIFFQYKMNLAYHDAMFADLYEETMYNALLGSVGDDGKSFCYTNPLDGTERAKWHSCPCCVGNIPRTLLMAPTWAYAKAPGALFVNLFIGSRIQVGEVAGTSVEMVQETDYPWKDGVAITVNPAETRAFAVHVRVPDRATSALYTATPAVGGLEQLTVNGQPVAASIENGYAVIRRTWKAGDRVAFAVPLTVQRIRASDKVVATRGQQAFRYGPLVYAFEAVDQANLDRITTTMPKPKWQPDLLGGTMTLEGSWQDGSPMRAIPYYQRGNRSSDPIREFPIADGSVSYAPGGAQLVATAVVAEAPPQTVRVWVADEQRG comes from the coding sequence ATGACCGATGCACGACACGAACCTTGCTGCGACCACGGCGTGACGCATGAGCGAGCGGCGAACTTCAGCGTCGATCGCCGCGGCATGTTGCTGGGCAGTGCGACGCTCGGCGCGGGATTTCTGCTGCCGGGTGGTGCGGTGGCGGAGGCGGGTACCGCGATCGATTTGGCGCCGGCCGCCGTCCCGACCGCATCGACCACCGGTGAGGATCTGCGCCTACTTAAACTGTTCGACACGGCTGCGCCCGCGGCGTCGACCGACACCGCGCGCGGTATGTGGAGCGGCTGGCCCCATCGTGACACGCAATGGATCGACCTCACCTGGACCGCGCCGGTCACGACCGGGCGGATCGAGGTCTATTGGGCGATCGACGGCAGTGAGGTGGCGCTGCCCAAGCGCGCGCAATTGTCGCGCTGGGACGGTGACCGCTACGTCCCCGTGCCGCTGCGCCGCCCGCCGACGTTGGGTAACGACGTGTACGACACCTTCGAGTTCGCACCGCTCAGCACGGATCGGCTGCGGCTGGAGGTGGAGCCGGTCGCCGGCAAGTCCGTCGGCGTGCTGCGCTGGCGGGTGCTGAGCGCGGGCGCGTTGCCGGCGCTGGCGCCCGCCATCGCCGCGGGAGTCGACCGTAGCGTGATCGTCGGCGGGCGTACCTATCTCGCCGCCGATGCGCGCTGGGTCAGGCGCGGCAGCGGCGACGCGCTGCGCTGGAGCAAGGTCAGCGGCCCGGGCGAGGTGAGCTTCGCCAACCCCGCCGCAGCGCAGACGGCGGCGCGCTTCTCGCAGGCGGGCGATTACGTGCTGAAGCTGGCGGGCAACGCCGGCGACCTGACGTCCGCCTCCACCGTGCACGTACGCGCGGTGGCGCCCCCGCCGGCCAAGCGACTGGACGTGGTCTATACGACGCCGTGGTCGGTCGACAATCCGATGTGGAGCGCCCGGATCAAATCGCTGATCGTCGGCTGGATTCCGCATTGTGTGAACTATTGCGAGCGGACTGACTTGGCGACCGGCCAAGGCGGGATCGACAATTTCGTCGAGGCGGCCAAGGCGCTGCGCGGCGAGCCGCACGCCGCACACAAGGGCTTCGTCTTCTCCAACGCCTGGATCCACCAGACCGTGGAATCGATGTGTCTGGCGCTGATGGTGGATGCTGGCGGCGATGCCGAGATGATCGCGGCGCAGACCGCGATGCGTGCCACGCTGGAGCGCTGGATCCCGATCATCCTCGCCGCGCAGGAGCCCGACGGCTATCTCCACACCGCCTACACGCTGGCCGATCGCGCAAAATGGCCGAAGCGCTGGTCGCCCGAACATCGCGGCGATCACGAGGGTTATGTCGCCGGCTATTTCATCGAATCCGCGATCAACCATCACACGTTGACCGGCGGCAAGGATCTGCGCCTGTACAATGCCGCGAAGAAGCTTGCGGATTGCTGGGTCGCGCATATCGGGCCGGGCAAGCAGGCATGGTTTGATGGCCATCAGGAAATGGAACAGGCGCTCGTCCGCTTCGGCCGGTTCGTCAACGACGTCGAAGGCGGCGGTCGCGGTGACGGCTATATCGCCCTCGCCCGCTTTCTGCTCGATTCCCGGGAGGGCGGCTCCGAATACGATCAGAGCCACGTACCGCCGATCCGCCAGTACGAAGCCGTCGGCCATGCCGTCCGCGCCGTTTATTTCTACTCGGGCATGGCGGACATCGCCGCCGAAACCGGCGACGTCGATTACCAGAGCGCGGTCGTGTCGCTGTGGGATAACATGGTCAACCGCAAATATTACGTTACCGGCGGCGTCGGCAGCGGCGACACTGCGGAGGGCTTCGGCGTCGATTATGCGTTGAAACATGACGCCTATTGCGAGTCATGCTCCAGCTGCGGGCTGATCTTCTTCCAGTACAAGATGAACTTGGCCTATCACGACGCTATGTTCGCTGATCTATACGAGGAGACGATGTACAACGCCCTGCTGGGATCGGTGGGCGATGACGGCAAGAGCTTCTGCTACACCAACCCGCTGGACGGCACCGAGCGTGCGAAGTGGCATTCGTGCCCGTGCTGCGTGGGCAACATCCCGCGCACGCTACTGATGGCACCGACCTGGGCCTACGCCAAGGCACCGGGGGCATTGTTCGTGAACCTGTTCATCGGCAGCCGCATCCAGGTCGGCGAAGTTGCGGGCACCTCTGTCGAAATGGTCCAGGAAACGGATTATCCGTGGAAGGACGGAGTCGCGATCACGGTCAATCCGGCCGAAACGCGCGCCTTTGCGGTGCACGTTCGCGTGCCGGATCGCGCGACCAGCGCTCTCTATACCGCGACCCCGGCGGTCGGCGGGCTGGAGCAATTGACGGTCAACGGTCAGCCGGTCGCCGCTTCGATCGAGAATGGCTATGCGGTGATCCGCCGAACGTGGAAGGCGGGCGACCGGGTCGCCTTCGCCGTGCCGCTGACGGTGCAACGCATTCGTGCGAGCGACAAGGTGGTCGCCACCCGCGGACAGCAGGCGTTTCGTTACGGGCCGCTCGTCTACGCGTTCGAGGCCGTCGATCAGGCGAACCTCGACCGCATTACCACGACGATGCCGAAGCCGAAGTGGCAGCCCGACCTGCTCGGTGGGACGATGACGCTGGAAGGTAGCTGGCAAGACGGCAGTCCGATGCGCGCGATCCCGTATTACCAGCGCGGCAACCGCAGCAGCGATCCGATCCGTGAGTTCCCAATTGCCGACGGATCGGTCAGCTACGCGCCCGGCGGCGCACAACTGGTCGCCACCGCCGTGGTTGCCGAAGCGCCGCCGCAAACGGTGCGCGTCTGGGTGGCCGACGAACAACGCGGCTGA
- a CDS encoding nuclear transport factor 2 family protein: MTWNRLWALATMLFLASPAVANPAQDRAAILAVVAHMEQAWNRGDFRGYMAGFSNPDVVFVSGGKFQTGWQGTLDHYVRDYGASPQTRGSLHFYDMKVELLAEDSAMLVGRYHLERPVRAAEGVNTRLFRKIAGRWVITLNHVSAHDVPSRSAAPVRAPSASAPAGRQGQRSD; encoded by the coding sequence ATGACGTGGAATCGACTCTGGGCTCTGGCGACGATGCTTTTCCTCGCGTCACCTGCCGTCGCCAACCCGGCGCAGGACCGGGCTGCGATTTTAGCCGTGGTGGCGCATATGGAGCAAGCCTGGAACCGCGGAGATTTCCGCGGTTACATGGCGGGGTTCAGCAATCCCGACGTCGTCTTCGTCTCCGGCGGCAAGTTCCAAACCGGCTGGCAGGGAACGCTCGACCATTATGTGCGCGATTATGGCGCCTCGCCTCAGACGCGGGGCAGCCTGCACTTCTACGACATGAAAGTCGAGTTGCTCGCCGAAGATTCTGCCATGCTGGTGGGCCGCTATCATCTAGAACGCCCCGTGCGGGCAGCCGAGGGCGTGAATACGCGGCTGTTCCGAAAGATCGCGGGCCGTTGGGTCATCACGCTCAATCACGTTTCCGCCCACGACGTGCCCAGTCGGTCGGCTGCTCCGGTCAGGGCGCCGTCTGCGTCAGCGCCAGCAGGTCGCCAAGGTCAGCGTTCCGACTGA